In Miscanthus floridulus cultivar M001 chromosome 8, ASM1932011v1, whole genome shotgun sequence, the sequence CAAGGCTGACACTGCAGAGTGGCATTCCAACTACGGTTTACTTGTGCTCTTTAATTTCCTTAATGATACCGTCAGCAAGGGAATCTGTATCATAGTTCTTGccataaaacttgacaaacttcATCTCTGGGTTCATCAGGTACCTGAAAAAATGAGGAACCAATCAGTCAGTGTTTTGACAGAAAATATTTGTATTTAATCTATCATAATGATAGCACATAGCAGTAACATCAATGAGTTCAAGCAGGATAAAACTACCAGCCAGCATGTAAAAGCATGTAATTTACAGTATCCAATATCATAAAAAATTCCTACTAGATACTCACTGGAGCCTCGCAAGATAATATTCAGAATTGGTTAAAAAAACAATAGCCAAATTAGCGGGTTTCTTCATTTTAGTTTGCATGCTGTAGGTATGCCATATCTTAAAATAATAAAATGACTTGAACTAGACCATCCCAATTGCAGAACATTATCAAAATCAAAATTAGCTAATGCCCAAAGCCATTGTGCAAGATGGAGGAGATTAGAAATAGCATACATGACAATTGAGTGATCAACAAGGTAGTCAGAACCCTCCTCCTCTGTCTTCATATAGTAAACTCGGTAAGCACGTGCAACTTGTCTTACTTCATCTGTCGTGCCCGTGAGTCCTATCAGATCTGGATGGAACTCTGTGAATCACAAATAGTTCATCAGCAATGAGCAATCAAAAGAATAAGATACTGCAAAATAGTAAAAAGAGATCAAAGGGCTACAATATTGAATGATTACAAGCATTAAGAACTAAGGGACAATTGCAAGCACACACCTTTAACATAGTCCCGAACCTGCTCAACAGTATCTCTTTCAGGATCAACTGTAATGAAAACTGGCACAACATCCAGTTTTGCCTTTTCCTCTGCATATAAGAACATATTATAATGACTGAAAAAATATGCTTAACTTAAACTGTCTACTAGGTCCACTTGGGCGCTTCAGTGGAAATTTTCACCAAGTCCAGTCAAACAAAAATACATAACCTTATATGTACATTTCATTTTGGCTTGCCCATTTACCCAATTATTTGCGTACAATAATATGCCTTCTAGTTTCTAAGTGACAATATAATGCATATTATTGATAGACAATAAGCAGACACAACAGGATCTATGAGGATACTTATATCCAAGGATCAAAAGAATCAAATTGACTTACTAATTTTGTCAATCGCCGCAGCCATTTTCTGGAGTTCATCTGGGCAAATGTCAGGACAGTGTGTAAATCCAAAATAAAACAGAGTCCATTTGCCCATGAAATCCTTTTCAGTAACAGGTTTTCCATCATGATTCAGAAGCTTGAATGGGCCACCAATGGCTGCAGTGCCTACTGATTGCCCAGGCCTCACAGCACTTGTTCTATTCTTCAATTCTGGGTAAGAtggaagagaaaaaaaaatgacAAGATAAACAGCTATCAGAATTCAAGGAGCTAATACCTTCCTACTTCAGATAAATACTTCCAAAAGACACGTgtccatttgaaaaaaaaaagtaggGAAAGGTTTGAAATGTTCGCTAAAATAGTAAATGGCGATCTGTTTCTGAACCAGAGGGTAATGAGTTTGTCATAGTGCAATGGTGTCAAAACAAAAATACAGTTTACAATATAAGATACAATTACAATTGGCACAAAGTCTTCTGACAATGGTTCCACCGTCCCTATAATGGTTTCTGGCTTTTTGCTGATGTCATTAGGAAGCATGGAAAGAGGAACAGACACCTTTATATTGTTTGTTTAACAACCTTAGTTTTCTGTTCAACTTTTTTATAGCTGCTTAAAAGCTATGCATATATATTTACAGAAAAGCTAACAATAGTACGAAAATGCAAGCAGTGGTTACAAATGAAAATGCACACGAATCATTGCTAACCTATTTTTCTCATTAGTGTAGACTGTGGCCAAATTTGTTGTTAAAAGGCAAGCCAGTATGTAAGGCAGGGCAAGCTTAGGCAACTGGCTGAGTTATGGTTCTCCATTTTGCATACAGCAATGAAGAAAGAATTGATGATTGTCAAGGAACGTATGAAACATAGAGTGGTCCTTAGCTTGCTCAATCATGGAGGTCACAAATGCAGTAAGGTGTCTCCTGCTTTAATGATTTCATTCATTGATAGTAACCATCTTTTTTCAACAAAACTAAAAAGAGAATTTTCAGTCTAAGAGATGTATATGCTCAACAGAGATTTTATGGAAGGGAGTTTCTAGCAAATCACCAATACAACTCCCCCAATAGAGTTGTATATTGGGGTGCACCGATattgtcttctatatttattGGGGAGATGCTTTTGCAAATCACTAATACGGTAATTGGGGAATGGGGGAGCTATTGGGAAAGGTCCATCTTTCCCTCTATTCGAGGGGAGTTCGCGCGAAATATTGGTGGTCACCATTAAAAAGGGATGCGAAGGGGGATCTGTTGGAGCAAGAGGGAAAAACTCAACTCACATTTTTTTTAAGGAAAGGGGATCTGCTGGAGATGCTTTTATATGAAAACGCTGAGATAGACAATGCTAGACATGAAAAGTAGGTTCTTGAAGAATAGATAAAAGCTCTAAAATTCCTAGTTCAGCACTCATAATAAGTGGACATAACAATAAACATGAGACAATGTGTTGATTGTGTGAATAATGCATTCCAGAAGCATCATGTTTTAGTAAGTAGGTATGTTGTATGTAGCCAGGTGCAACATTCATGCAGCCAAATCAGAAGCTATTAACATTGGGAATTAGTGACAGAGAAGCTGATACACTACACATCTACAATTTCAATTTCATTTTACATCTAACAGTTGACCACCAGCATGACACTTGAAGACACAAGGTTGCATGTTGAAACCACAcccacaggccacagaaacctttGTTTCCAGAGCAACATCCCAAGTAGCCATGGCATAACAGTTTAGAAGGGTAGCTAGATATTTTGAGTGTACTCAAGCATACGAATTCAGGATTAGACAGTTCAATAGTTATATGAAACAGCATATATGGTAAAGTGGAGATAAACACTAGGTTGAACTACCACTTGAATATAACTTTGGAAACACTTAGTTACTGGACTGAACCCATGCAAACTATCCACCTAAAACACCTCAAGATTTGTTTACTGATTGCCTCTAACATAAACTTTTCGGTTTGGCTAACTGATGTTGATGTTTACTCCACATCCAATATGCCTTGATACAACATGGACATTGAAAGATCTTCCCATGCACCGCTAAATGACAGCAAACAACAACAACTCACCATCGTAATCTACCTTCAATGTGACGCTTCTTTTCTTTGTCGTAGTACACAATTATCCCTCCTCCAGTCACGAGCAGTAGTAGAAAACTGAGCCAAGACACCGGCTGCAAGGAAGTAGCAAGTGCTTCTGAATTAGCACGCATAGATAAATGACCTAGAAACAAGGACTGTCCTGTTTCATTAGGCTCTAGATCACTACTAATTCGTGCCATATGAACCATTTCAATGCAATCGTCCTGAATAAGGGGGATCCAATAGCTTTGGGTTAGTGCAATCCATGACTTACACCTCCGCGGACGGCTTTTCCGGCGTCCGCTTGCTCAGATTTCCCAGACTGACCATCATCCCCTCCCTCGCCGCCCGCACTGCCCGCCACCGCCGGCGCAGGGGGCTTCGACCCGCCCTGCGTCGCCGCGGCGTCGCTGGAGAAGAAGCGCGCGCGCCTCAGGAACCCAGCTCCGAACATCTCAGCGCCACTCCCACAAGGGCGAGCGGAGATCCATCGCTCGACGCACGCCAAGGACGGGGGAGAGCCGCCGAGTACCTGAGGCAGAGCGCGACCGCGAGGAGGGAGGCTGGGAGAGAGCGCTCGCGAGAGGAGCGCGCGGAGATGGGACGCGCGGCCTCTCATCGCCTCCTCAGTCGTCACTCGCGCCTCGTCGCCGGAGTGGGAAGCTCGTGAccgcggctgcggcggcgccgTGGGTTTTGAGGGGCTTTTCTGCCGAGTGGTTTCGCTGATCTGCTTTGCTTCCGATACGTTTCGATAATCGCAGGCAGCACAGGGTTTAAAGGCGTTAGTTACGTGATTTTTTTATAGAAATAAATACAATACATAATATATAAAACTTCGACACAGAAAATTGTTTGAGACATGTAAA encodes:
- the LOC136475767 gene encoding protein SCO1 homolog 1, mitochondrial-like produces the protein MRGRASHLRALLSRALSPSLPPRGRALPQVLGGSPPSLACVERWISARPCGSGAEMFGAGFLRRARFFSSDAAATQGGSKPPAPAVAGSAGGEGGDDGQSGKSEQADAGKAVRGGPVSWLSFLLLLVTGGGIIVYYDKEKKRHIEELKNRTSAVRPGQSVGTAAIGGPFKLLNHDGKPVTEKDFMGKWTLFYFGFTHCPDICPDELQKMAAAIDKIKEKAKLDVVPVFITVDPERDTVEQVRDYVKEFHPDLIGLTGTTDEVRQVARAYRVYYMKTEEEGSDYLVDHSIVMYLMNPEMKFVKFYGKNYDTDSLADGIIKEIKEHK